From Papaver somniferum cultivar HN1 unplaced genomic scaffold, ASM357369v1 unplaced-scaffold_99, whole genome shotgun sequence, the proteins below share one genomic window:
- the LOC113346382 gene encoding transcription initiation factor TFIID subunit 11-like yields the protein MAASRSSNYDSDYSSSFSEEDSKISVDKARANADHAKEIINKMSLDELKAARDEILKRKERHEIINDYREKRRINQQKILKSEEKLRSRPDGVASNSDASDAEEEFVWDLTERKSRSYPPHRESERLVKDDFQDEYDEEDYWDAINGDIVEEEEFPSSDSDSEKESDEGSTEDDDDDDESDG from the coding sequence ATGGCGGCTTCTAGAAGCAgcaattatgattctgattatTCCTCTAGCTTTTCTGAAGAAGATTCCAAGATTTCTGTGGACAAGGCACGTGCCAATGCGGATCATGCTAAGGAGATAATAAACAAGATGTCCCTCGATGAGCTGAAAGCGGCTCGtgatgaaatcttgaagagaAAAGAGAGGCATGAGATAATAAATGATTATCGGGAGAAGAGACGTATAAATCAGCAAAAAATACTAAAATCTGAGGAGAAACTTcgatctcgtcctgatggtgtagCTTCAAACTCAGATGCTTCAGATGCCGAGGAAGAATTCGTTTGGGATCTGACAGAACGCAAAAGTAGGTCGTATCCACCGCACAGGGAGAGTGAACGACTGGTTAAGGATGATTTTCAGGATGAGTATGATGAAGAAGACTATTGGGACGCGATAAATGGTGATATcgtcgaagaagaagaattccCTAGCTCGGACAGTGATTCTGAAAAAGAGTCTGATGAGGGTTCCACGGAGGacgatgatgatgacgatgaatcTGATGGTTAG